A section of the Armatimonadota bacterium genome encodes:
- a CDS encoding DnaB-like helicase C-terminal domain-containing protein: MDFEAAELMVLSGMVADRHLLTLALDEGFSPELLSHPVMQRLGRVLLEACLTRGMALDAVTLTAHLQERGLLTPEMEKAVAALSVTRPPTAAQLVAYLELLKGRESRRRLEAVEQRIQEFLQRSPGAGTHEILQFTGEVITELFELQKRRLRKRLVPVSELLQDLVEHVRDPQRAGILGYSISPFDRLNQVLSGLRPGFYYGLAGAPRRGKTNLVLQMASYVARNHRIPVLYYSWEQTAQVLAARLLAKELLVNPADLLSGNLDRTPALLASLRRAEENVFQYAPYFYLIEAGRKDTLDRIKVHAYNVMQEHGTDQILICLDYLQKIPLPQPIEDDKARTDLISSQLAELSLELRAPVVAISPLDKEGCRLDEKPAEEELGSPYARPTMHHSVGSGDLEYDLDVAMVLVKDWKATQDLREYLESKARQEGIDPDTLPKIDILNLFIDKNRDAPEAEANIVQFAFFVTLNRFVEIGFKLEKEYRGDYRAFAKIVEMYNVLRESGLLRPQPAAF; this comes from the coding sequence ATGGACTTCGAAGCGGCGGAGCTGATGGTTCTGAGCGGGATGGTGGCGGACCGCCACCTCCTGACCCTGGCCCTGGACGAGGGATTCAGTCCGGAGCTGCTGAGCCACCCCGTCATGCAGCGGTTGGGACGGGTCCTCCTGGAGGCCTGCCTGACCCGGGGGATGGCGTTGGATGCGGTGACCCTGACCGCGCACCTGCAGGAGCGGGGACTCCTGACCCCGGAGATGGAGAAGGCGGTGGCGGCCCTCTCCGTGACCCGTCCTCCCACCGCGGCCCAGCTGGTGGCCTATCTGGAACTGCTGAAGGGCCGGGAGAGCCGGAGGCGGTTGGAGGCGGTGGAGCAGCGCATCCAGGAGTTCCTCCAGCGCAGTCCCGGAGCGGGAACCCACGAGATCCTGCAGTTCACGGGGGAGGTGATCACGGAGCTCTTCGAGCTCCAGAAGCGGAGGCTGCGAAAGCGTCTGGTGCCCGTGAGCGAGCTCCTGCAGGACCTCGTGGAGCACGTGCGGGATCCCCAGCGGGCAGGGATCCTGGGATACTCCATCTCCCCCTTCGATCGGCTTAACCAGGTGCTGTCCGGCTTGCGTCCGGGATTCTACTACGGGCTGGCAGGAGCACCCCGGCGGGGCAAGACGAACCTGGTGCTCCAGATGGCCAGCTACGTGGCCCGGAACCACCGGATTCCCGTCCTCTACTACAGCTGGGAGCAGACGGCCCAGGTGCTGGCCGCCCGCCTGCTGGCGAAGGAGCTCCTCGTGAATCCCGCGGACCTTCTCAGCGGCAACCTGGACCGTACGCCCGCACTCCTGGCTTCCCTGCGGCGGGCGGAGGAGAATGTCTTCCAGTACGCCCCGTACTTCTACCTCATCGAGGCAGGCCGGAAGGATACCCTGGACCGGATCAAGGTCCACGCCTACAACGTGATGCAGGAGCACGGCACTGACCAGATCCTCATCTGTCTCGATTACCTCCAGAAGATCCCCCTCCCGCAGCCCATCGAAGACGACAAGGCCCGTACGGACCTCATCAGCAGCCAACTGGCGGAGCTCAGCCTGGAGCTGCGGGCGCCCGTCGTGGCCATCTCCCCCCTCGACAAGGAGGGGTGTCGGCTGGATGAGAAGCCCGCGGAGGAGGAGCTCGGAAGCCCCTACGCGCGGCCCACCATGCACCACAGCGTGGGCTCCGGGGACCTGGAGTACGACCTGGACGTGGCCATGGTGCTGGTGAAGGACTGGAAGGCCACCCAGGATCTGCGGGAGTACCTGGAATCCAAGGCGCGACAGGAGGGGATCGATCCGGATACACTCCCGAAGATCGATATCCTTAACCTCTTCATCGACAAGAACCGGGATGCGCCGGAGGCGGAAGCGAACATCGTGCAGTTCGCCTTCTTCGTCACCCTGAACCGGTTCGTGGAGATCGGCTTCAAGCTGGAGAAGGAATACCGGGGCGACTACCGGGCCTTCGCCAAGATCGTGGAAATGTACAACGTGCTGCGGGAGTCGGGGCTCCTGAGGCCCCAGCCTGCCGCCTTCTAG
- a CDS encoding type IV pilus twitching motility protein PilT: MEIHELLQYAVDHQASDLHLTAGIQPTLRIWGRLVPMAHYPVLTPEDTYQLAYSMMNAFQKQKFERTWELDLSYGVSGLGRFRVNVYRQRGAVGIAIRVIPHRIPRIEDLNLPPILVELTRRPRGLILVTGPTGQGKSTTLAAMIDRINEERSCHIVTIEDPIEYLHEHKRSIVNQRELGFDTQSFPNALRAVLREDPNVIMVGEMRDLETIALALTAAETGHLVLATLHTGTAAQSIDRIIDVFPPHQQQQIRVQLANVLEAVISQQLLPNQLFLRRYGSPEQLPVARRERGVSTVPRTWPTLEEVGRVPAVEVMIATPAIRNLIREGKTHQIDAAVQTGHQHGMQTMDQSLRDLYERGLISFEDAISRAIRPDELRKMIAGHR, translated from the coding sequence ATGGAGATCCACGAGCTGCTGCAGTACGCGGTGGACCATCAGGCCTCGGATCTCCACCTCACCGCGGGGATCCAGCCCACCCTGCGCATCTGGGGGCGACTGGTGCCCATGGCCCACTACCCCGTGCTCACCCCCGAGGACACGTACCAGCTGGCCTACAGCATGATGAACGCGTTCCAGAAGCAGAAGTTCGAGCGGACCTGGGAACTGGACCTCTCGTACGGGGTGAGCGGGTTGGGGCGGTTCCGGGTCAACGTCTACCGGCAGCGAGGAGCGGTGGGGATAGCCATCCGGGTGATCCCTCACCGGATCCCCAGGATCGAGGATCTCAACCTCCCCCCGATCCTCGTGGAGCTCACCCGGCGGCCCCGGGGGCTCATCCTGGTCACGGGTCCCACGGGTCAGGGGAAGTCCACCACCCTGGCGGCCATGATCGACCGGATCAACGAGGAGCGCAGCTGCCACATCGTCACCATCGAGGATCCCATCGAGTACCTGCACGAGCACAAGCGGAGCATCGTAAACCAGCGGGAGCTGGGGTTCGACACCCAATCCTTCCCGAATGCCCTGCGGGCGGTCCTCCGGGAGGATCCCAACGTGATCATGGTGGGAGAGATGCGGGATCTGGAGACCATCGCCCTGGCCCTCACCGCCGCGGAGACCGGGCATCTGGTGCTCGCCACCCTGCACACGGGAACCGCGGCGCAATCCATTGACCGGATCATTGATGTCTTCCCGCCCCACCAGCAACAACAGATCCGGGTGCAGCTGGCGAACGTCCTGGAGGCGGTGATCAGCCAGCAGCTTCTGCCCAACCAGCTGTTCCTGCGCCGGTACGGGAGCCCGGAGCAGCTCCCGGTGGCCCGGCGGGAGCGGGGGGTGAGCACGGTTCCCCGGACATGGCCCACCCTGGAGGAGGTGGGACGGGTACCCGCGGTGGAGGTGATGATCGCCACACCCGCCATCCGCAACCTCATCCGGGAGGGGAAGACCCATCAGATCGACGCCGCGGTCCAGACGGGACACCAGCACGGGATGCAGACCATGGACCAGTCCCTGCGGGACCTCTACGAGCGGGGGCTCATCTCCTTCGAGGACGCCATCAGCCGGGCCATCCGGCCCGACGAACTTCGGAAGATGATCGCGGGGCACCGGTAG
- a CDS encoding zinc-dependent alcohol dehydrogenase family protein: MRAMVLVSPRSPLQLAEREVPAPRAGQVLLRVHACGVCRTDLHILDGELPAPKLPLILGHQIVGVVVEPGEGVEGVQEGDRVGVPWLGWTCGECRYCRRGQENLCPQARFTGYHLDGGYAEYAVADVRYCFRIPEGYPDLEAAPLLCAGLIGYRCLRMTGDAERLGIYGFGAAAHIVTQVARFQGRRVFAFTRPGDLDAQRFAQELGAAWAGEASQPPPEELDAAILFAPAGELVPVALRAVAPGGVVVCGGIHMTDIPSFPYELLWRERVLRSVANLTRQDGEEFLDLAPRVPVRTEVQPYPLEEANRALEDLRTGRIRRGAAVLVVRS; the protein is encoded by the coding sequence ATGCGGGCCATGGTCCTTGTGAGCCCCCGCTCTCCCCTCCAGCTGGCGGAGCGGGAGGTCCCCGCCCCGCGAGCGGGCCAGGTCCTCCTCCGGGTGCACGCGTGTGGGGTCTGCCGCACGGACCTCCACATCCTGGACGGGGAGCTTCCGGCACCCAAACTTCCCCTCATCCTCGGGCACCAGATCGTGGGGGTGGTGGTGGAGCCGGGGGAAGGGGTGGAGGGGGTTCAGGAGGGCGATCGGGTGGGGGTTCCCTGGCTGGGCTGGACCTGCGGGGAATGCCGGTACTGCCGGCGGGGACAGGAGAACCTGTGCCCGCAGGCCCGGTTCACCGGCTACCACCTGGATGGGGGATACGCGGAGTACGCGGTGGCGGATGTTCGCTACTGCTTCCGGATCCCCGAGGGATACCCGGATCTAGAGGCCGCACCGTTGCTGTGCGCGGGGCTCATCGGCTACCGCTGCCTGCGGATGACGGGGGACGCGGAGCGGTTGGGGATTTACGGGTTCGGAGCCGCGGCCCACATCGTTACCCAGGTCGCCCGGTTCCAGGGACGCCGGGTGTTCGCCTTCACCCGCCCGGGAGATCTGGATGCCCAGCGGTTCGCACAGGAGCTGGGCGCGGCGTGGGCTGGGGAGGCGAGCCAGCCCCCTCCCGAAGAGCTGGATGCCGCCATCCTGTTTGCCCCCGCGGGGGAACTCGTCCCCGTGGCCCTGCGCGCGGTTGCTCCGGGTGGAGTGGTGGTGTGTGGCGGGATCCACATGACGGACATCCCCTCGTTTCCGTACGAGCTCCTGTGGCGCGAGCGGGTGCTGCGGAGCGTGGCGAACCTCACCCGGCAGGACGGGGAGGAGTTCCTGGACTTGGCGCCTCGGGTACCCGTGCGCACGGAGGTACAGCCCTATCCCCTGGAGGAGGCCAACCGGGCCCTTGAGGATCTCCGGACAGGCCGCATCCGCCGCGGGGCCGCGGTCCTGGTGGTCCGATCCTGA
- a CDS encoding DUF2939 domain-containing protein, which yields MGGIRAVVLALLVLLLFVGVGYFYNSPYDDVIGLAHALRSGDPEAALRWIHVPSLAASVVDALEEIWIAQRTGDPDRFPLSPWLRPFFRAAFGLARPLAQRRVEAEIREMVRRIALGTPDAPVHLPRWGGLPLTVAAVLALVRFEALPEGKIRLSVLGPSPPMQLVLARADGRWVIVAVDHAWLRGLLAPRTR from the coding sequence ATGGGTGGGATCCGCGCGGTCGTCCTGGCCTTGCTCGTCCTTCTGCTCTTCGTGGGCGTGGGCTACTTCTACAACAGCCCCTACGACGACGTGATCGGCCTCGCGCACGCCCTGCGCTCCGGAGATCCCGAGGCGGCGCTCCGGTGGATCCACGTCCCCTCCCTCGCCGCGTCCGTGGTGGATGCCCTCGAGGAGATCTGGATCGCCCAACGGACGGGTGATCCAGATCGCTTTCCCCTCTCTCCCTGGCTGCGCCCATTCTTCCGGGCCGCCTTCGGCCTTGCCCGCCCCCTCGCCCAGCGACGGGTGGAGGCGGAGATCCGGGAGATGGTGCGCCGGATCGCCCTCGGCACCCCGGATGCGCCGGTCCATCTTCCCCGGTGGGGTGGGCTTCCCCTGACGGTCGCCGCGGTCCTCGCCCTCGTGCGATTCGAGGCGCTTCCCGAAGGCAAGATCCGCTTGTCCGTGTTGGGCCCATCCCCTCCCATGCAGCTGGTGCTGGCCCGCGCCGACGGCCGGTGGGTCATTGTGGCCGTGGACCACGCCTGGCTCCGGGGCCTCCTCGCCCCCCGGACCCGCTAG
- a CDS encoding type II secretion system F family protein: MAVFQYTARDQMGRVITGVLEAENGAQVASRLREMGLFITAIEPLRTGPGEARGLLDLLRGISLRELALMSRQFATMVNSGLSLVRALSILEQQATNPKLRRILAQVRADVEQGRALADAMAKHPQAFSSLYVNMVRAGEAGGVLDDVLQRLSTFLEKEYALRQKIRSAMVYPVILAVVATLALLFMTVFIIPQFVVFYRELNVGDLPVPTQILMWVSLMIRSFWYLWVPALALGAYGLRRWIRTPAGKAWWDRAKLHLPLFGPLVQKAILARFARTLGTLLGAGVPLLQAFEVTGKAVDNVVVEEGIQKVRSSIREGESIAVPLSSIQLFPPMVVQMVRVGEEAGNLDEMLVKVADFYDTEVEATVGALASTLEPTMIVFMAAVVGAMVISLYLPIFKLVAQAG; this comes from the coding sequence GTGGCCGTCTTTCAGTACACGGCGCGGGATCAGATGGGCCGGGTGATCACGGGAGTCCTGGAGGCGGAGAACGGAGCCCAGGTGGCGAGCCGGCTGCGGGAGATGGGGCTTTTCATCACGGCCATCGAGCCCCTGCGGACGGGTCCGGGGGAGGCCCGCGGCCTGTTGGACCTCCTGCGAGGGATCAGCCTGCGGGAGCTCGCCCTCATGAGCCGGCAGTTCGCCACCATGGTGAACTCCGGGCTCTCCCTGGTGCGGGCTCTGAGCATCCTGGAGCAGCAGGCCACCAACCCGAAGCTACGGCGGATCCTGGCGCAGGTGCGGGCGGACGTGGAGCAAGGGCGAGCCCTGGCGGACGCCATGGCGAAGCACCCGCAGGCCTTCAGCTCCCTGTACGTGAACATGGTGCGGGCCGGGGAGGCGGGCGGGGTGCTGGACGACGTGCTGCAGCGCCTCTCCACCTTCCTGGAGAAGGAGTACGCGCTGCGCCAGAAGATCAGGTCCGCCATGGTGTACCCCGTGATCCTGGCCGTGGTGGCTACCCTGGCGCTCCTCTTCATGACGGTGTTCATCATCCCTCAGTTCGTGGTGTTCTATCGGGAGCTGAATGTCGGCGATCTCCCCGTGCCCACCCAGATCCTCATGTGGGTGAGCCTCATGATCCGCTCCTTCTGGTACCTCTGGGTCCCCGCCCTGGCCCTGGGTGCCTACGGGCTCAGGCGGTGGATCCGGACGCCGGCCGGGAAGGCGTGGTGGGATCGGGCAAAACTGCACCTACCCCTGTTCGGGCCCCTCGTGCAGAAGGCCATCCTGGCCCGGTTCGCCCGGACCCTGGGGACCCTCCTGGGTGCCGGAGTGCCCCTGCTGCAGGCCTTCGAGGTGACGGGGAAGGCGGTGGACAACGTGGTGGTGGAGGAAGGCATTCAGAAGGTGCGGAGCAGCATCCGGGAAGGGGAGAGCATCGCGGTTCCCCTCTCCTCCATCCAACTGTTCCCTCCCATGGTGGTGCAGATGGTGCGGGTCGGGGAGGAGGCGGGGAACCTGGACGAGATGCTGGTGAAGGTGGCGGACTTCTACGACACGGAGGTGGAGGCCACGGTGGGGGCCCTGGCCAGCACCCTGGAGCCCACCATGATCGTGTTCATGGCGGCCGTGGTGGGGGCCATGGTGATCTCCCTGTACCTGCCCATCTTCAAGCTGGTGGCCCAGGCGGGCTAG